The following proteins are co-located in the Symphalangus syndactylus isolate Jambi chromosome 21, NHGRI_mSymSyn1-v2.1_pri, whole genome shotgun sequence genome:
- the ARPC4 gene encoding actin-related protein 2/3 complex subunit 4 isoform X6 gives MTATLRPYLSAVRATLQAALCLENFSSQVVERHNKPEVEVRSSKELLLQPVTISRNEKEKVLIEGSINSVRVSIAVKQGYDISFLITNFHTEQMYKHKLVDFVIHFMEEIDKEISEMKLSVNARARIVAEEFLKNF, from the exons ATG ACTGCCACTCTCCGCCCCTACCTGAGTGCCGTGCGGGCCACATTGCAGGCTGCCCTCTGCCTGGAGAACTTCTCCTCCCAGGTTGTGGAACGACACAACAAGCCGGAAGTGGAAGTCAG GAGTAGCAAAGAGCTCCTGTTACAACCTGTGACCATCAGCAGGAATGAGAAGGAAAAGGTTCTGATTGAGGGCTCCATCAACTCTGTCCGGGTCAGCATCGCTGTGAAACAG GGGTATGATATCAGCTTTCTGATCACCAACTTCCACACAGAGCAGATGTACAAACACAAGTTGGTGGACTTTGTGATCCACTTCATGGAGGAGATTGACAAGGAGATCAGTGAGATGAAGCTGTCAGTCAATGCCCGTGCCCGCATTGTGGCTGAAGAGTTCCTTAAGAAT TTTTAA
- the ARPC4 gene encoding actin-related protein 2/3 complex subunit 4 isoform X3, with product MVREPGPRPGTPGCSASGQWTATLRPYLSAVRATLQAALCLENFSSQVVERHNKPEVEVRSSKELLLQPVTISRNEKEKVLIEGSINSVRVSIAVKQADEIEKILCHKFMRFMMMRAENFFILRRKPVEGYDISFLITNFHTEQMYKHKLVDFVIHFMEEIDKEISEMKLSVNARARIVAEEFLKNF from the exons ATGGTGAGAGAGCCGGGCCCCCGGCCAGGGACCCCCGGCTGTTCAGCGTCAGGGCAGTGG ACTGCCACTCTCCGCCCCTACCTGAGTGCCGTGCGGGCCACATTGCAGGCTGCCCTCTGCCTGGAGAACTTCTCCTCCCAGGTTGTGGAACGACACAACAAGCCGGAAGTGGAAGTCAG GAGTAGCAAAGAGCTCCTGTTACAACCTGTGACCATCAGCAGGAATGAGAAGGAAAAGGTTCTGATTGAGGGCTCCATCAACTCTGTCCGGGTCAGCATCGCTGTGAAACAG GCTGATGAGATCGAGAAGATTTTATGCCACAAGTTCATGCGCTTCATGATGATGCGAGCAGAGAACTTCTTTATCCTTCGAAGGAAGCCTGTGGAG GGGTATGATATCAGCTTTCTGATCACCAACTTCCACACAGAGCAGATGTACAAACACAAGTTGGTGGACTTTGTGATCCACTTCATGGAGGAGATTGACAAGGAGATCAGTGAGATGAAGCTGTCAGTCAATGCCCGTGCCCGCATTGTGGCTGAAGAGTTCCTTAAGAAT TTTTAA
- the TADA3 gene encoding transcriptional adapter 3 — protein sequence MSELKDCPLQFHDFKSVDHLKVCPRYTAVLARSEDDGIGIEELDTLQLELETLLSSASRRLRVLEAETQILTDWQDKKGDRRFLKLGRDHELGAPPKHGKPKKQKLEGKAGHGPGPGPGRPKSKNLQPKIQEYEFTDDPIDVPRIPKNDAPNRFWASVEPYCADITSEEVRTLEELLKPPEDEAEHYKIPPLGKHYSQRWAQEDLLEEQKDGARAAAVADKKKGLMGPLTELDTKDVDALLKKSEAQHEQPEDGCPFGALTQRLLQALVEENIISPMEDSPIPDMSGKESGADGASTSPRNQNKPFSVPHTKSLESRIKEELIAQGLLESEDRPAEDSEDEVLAELRKRQAELKALSAHNRTKKHDLLRLAKEEVSRQELRQRVRMADNEVMDAFRKIMAARQKKRTPTKKEKDQAWKTLKERESILKLLDG from the exons ATGAGTGAGTTGAAAGACTGCCCCTTGCAGTTCCACGACTTCAAGTCTGTGGATCACCTGAAGGTCTGTCCCCGCTACACGGCAGTGCTGGCGCGCTCCGAGGATGATGGCATCGGCATCGAGGAGCTGGACACCCTGCAGCTGGAGCTGGAGACCCTGCTGTCTTCTGCCAGCCGGCGCCTGCGTGTGCTTGAGGCCGAAACCCAG ATCCTCACCGACTGGCAGGATAAGAAGGGTGACCGACGATTCCTGAAGCTGGGTCGAGACCATGAACTTGGAGCTCCCCCCAAACATGGGAAGCCCAAGAAGCAGAAACTGGAAGGGAAGGCAGGACATGGGCCGGGCCCTGGCCCAGGACGGCCCAAATCCAAAAACCTTCAGCCCAAGATCCAGGAATATGAATTCACTGATGACCCTATCGACGTGCCACGGATCCCCAAAAATGATGCCCCCAACAG GTTCTGGGCTTCAGTGGAGCCCTACTGTGCTGACATCACCAGCGAGGAGGTCCGCACACTTGAGGAGCTACTGAAGCCCCCAGAAGATGAGGCTGAGCATTACAAG ATCCCACCCTTGGGGAAGCACTACTCCCAGCGCTGGGCCCAGGAGGACCTGCTGGAGGAGCAGAAGGATGGGGCCCGGGCAGCTGCCGTGGCTGACAAGAAGAAAGGCCTCATGGGGCCACTGACCGAACTGGACACTAAAG ATGTGGATGCCCTGCTGAAGAAGTCTGAGGCCCAGCATGAACAGCCGGAAGATGGATGCCCCTTTGGTGCCCTGACGCAGCGCCTCCTGCAGGCCCTGGTGGAG GAAAATATTATTTCCCCTATGGAGGATTCTCCTATTCCTGACATGTCTGGGAAAGAATCAGGGGCTGACGGGGCAAGCACCTCCCCTCGCAATCAGAACAAGCCCTTCAG TGTGCCGCATACTAAGTCCCTGGAGAGCCGCATCAAGGAGGAGCTAATTGCCCAGGGCCTTTTGGAGTCTGAGGACCGCCCCGCAGAGGACTCCGAGGATGAAGTCCTTGCTGAGCTGCGCAAACGGCAGGCTGAGCTGAAGGCACTTAGTGCCCACAACCGCACCAAGAAGCACGACCTGCTGAG GCTAGCAAAGGAGGAGGTGAGCCGGCAGGAGCTGAGGCAGCGGGTGCGCATGGCTGACAACGAGGTCATGGATGCCTTTCGCAAGATCATGGCTGCCCGGCAGAAGAAGCGGACTCCCACCAAGAAAGAAAAGGACCAGGCTTGGAAGACTCTGAAAGAGCGTGAGAGCATCCTGAAGCTGCTGGATGGGTAG
- the ARPC4 gene encoding actin-related protein 2/3 complex subunit 4 isoform X7, producing the protein MRFMMMRAENFFILRRKPVEGYDISFLITNFHTEQMYKHKLVDFVIHFMEEIDKEISEMKLSVNARARIVAEEFLKNF; encoded by the exons ATGCGCTTCATGATGATGCGAGCAGAGAACTTCTTTATCCTTCGAAGGAAGCCTGTGGAG GGGTATGATATCAGCTTTCTGATCACCAACTTCCACACAGAGCAGATGTACAAACACAAGTTGGTGGACTTTGTGATCCACTTCATGGAGGAGATTGACAAGGAGATCAGTGAGATGAAGCTGTCAGTCAATGCCCGTGCCCGCATTGTGGCTGAAGAGTTCCTTAAGAAT TTTTAA
- the ARPC4 gene encoding actin-related protein 2/3 complex subunit 4 isoform X2, with amino-acid sequence MTATLRPYLSAVRATLQAALCLENFSSQVVERHNKPEVEVRSSKELLLQPVTISRNEKEKVLIEGSINSVRVSIAVKQADEIEKILCHKFMRFMMMRAENFFILRRKPVEGYDISFLITNFHTEQMYKHKLVDFVIHFMEEIDKEISEMKLSVNARARIVAEEFLKNVSRGLSAFLPEARGSGGHVENLASGGKGVQAVCVYLLSSLGPLGHSRSVRCFGARGPQVHL; translated from the exons ATG ACTGCCACTCTCCGCCCCTACCTGAGTGCCGTGCGGGCCACATTGCAGGCTGCCCTCTGCCTGGAGAACTTCTCCTCCCAGGTTGTGGAACGACACAACAAGCCGGAAGTGGAAGTCAG GAGTAGCAAAGAGCTCCTGTTACAACCTGTGACCATCAGCAGGAATGAGAAGGAAAAGGTTCTGATTGAGGGCTCCATCAACTCTGTCCGGGTCAGCATCGCTGTGAAACAG GCTGATGAGATCGAGAAGATTTTATGCCACAAGTTCATGCGCTTCATGATGATGCGAGCAGAGAACTTCTTTATCCTTCGAAGGAAGCCTGTGGAG GGGTATGATATCAGCTTTCTGATCACCAACTTCCACACAGAGCAGATGTACAAACACAAGTTGGTGGACTTTGTGATCCACTTCATGGAGGAGATTGACAAGGAGATCAGTGAGATGAAGCTGTCAGTCAATGCCCGTGCCCGCATTGTGGCTGAAGAGTTCCTTAAGAATGTGAGTAGGGGCCTTTCAGCTTTCCTTCCAGAGGCCAGAGGATCTGGGGGTCATGTTGAAAACTTAGCATCTGGTGGGAAAGGGGTCCAAGCAGTGTGTGTATATCTCCTGAGCTCTCTAGGACCCCTGGGGCACAGCAGGTCAGTCAGGTGCTTTGGAGCTAGAGGACCCCAAGTTCATCTCTGA
- the ARPC4 gene encoding actin-related protein 2/3 complex subunit 4 isoform X4: MTATLRPYLSAVRATLQAALCLENFSSQVVERHNKPEVEVRSSKELLLQPVTISRNEKEKVLIEGSINSVRVSIAVKQADEIEKILCHKFMRFMMMRAENFFILRRKPVEGYDISFLITNFHTEQMYKHKLVDFVIHFMEEIDKEISEMKLSVNARARIVAEEFLKNF; the protein is encoded by the exons ATG ACTGCCACTCTCCGCCCCTACCTGAGTGCCGTGCGGGCCACATTGCAGGCTGCCCTCTGCCTGGAGAACTTCTCCTCCCAGGTTGTGGAACGACACAACAAGCCGGAAGTGGAAGTCAG GAGTAGCAAAGAGCTCCTGTTACAACCTGTGACCATCAGCAGGAATGAGAAGGAAAAGGTTCTGATTGAGGGCTCCATCAACTCTGTCCGGGTCAGCATCGCTGTGAAACAG GCTGATGAGATCGAGAAGATTTTATGCCACAAGTTCATGCGCTTCATGATGATGCGAGCAGAGAACTTCTTTATCCTTCGAAGGAAGCCTGTGGAG GGGTATGATATCAGCTTTCTGATCACCAACTTCCACACAGAGCAGATGTACAAACACAAGTTGGTGGACTTTGTGATCCACTTCATGGAGGAGATTGACAAGGAGATCAGTGAGATGAAGCTGTCAGTCAATGCCCGTGCCCGCATTGTGGCTGAAGAGTTCCTTAAGAAT TTTTAA
- the ARPC4 gene encoding actin-related protein 2/3 complex subunit 4 isoform X5 yields the protein MVREPGPRPGTPGCSASGQWTATLRPYLSAVRATLQAALCLENFSSQVVERHNKPEVEVRSSKELLLQPVTISRNEKEKVLIEGSINSVRVSIAVKQGYDISFLITNFHTEQMYKHKLVDFVIHFMEEIDKEISEMKLSVNARARIVAEEFLKNF from the exons ATGGTGAGAGAGCCGGGCCCCCGGCCAGGGACCCCCGGCTGTTCAGCGTCAGGGCAGTGG ACTGCCACTCTCCGCCCCTACCTGAGTGCCGTGCGGGCCACATTGCAGGCTGCCCTCTGCCTGGAGAACTTCTCCTCCCAGGTTGTGGAACGACACAACAAGCCGGAAGTGGAAGTCAG GAGTAGCAAAGAGCTCCTGTTACAACCTGTGACCATCAGCAGGAATGAGAAGGAAAAGGTTCTGATTGAGGGCTCCATCAACTCTGTCCGGGTCAGCATCGCTGTGAAACAG GGGTATGATATCAGCTTTCTGATCACCAACTTCCACACAGAGCAGATGTACAAACACAAGTTGGTGGACTTTGTGATCCACTTCATGGAGGAGATTGACAAGGAGATCAGTGAGATGAAGCTGTCAGTCAATGCCCGTGCCCGCATTGTGGCTGAAGAGTTCCTTAAGAAT TTTTAA
- the ARPC4 gene encoding actin-related protein 2/3 complex subunit 4 isoform X1 — translation MVREPGPRPGTPGCSASGQWTATLRPYLSAVRATLQAALCLENFSSQVVERHNKPEVEVRSSKELLLQPVTISRNEKEKVLIEGSINSVRVSIAVKQADEIEKILCHKFMRFMMMRAENFFILRRKPVEGYDISFLITNFHTEQMYKHKLVDFVIHFMEEIDKEISEMKLSVNARARIVAEEFLKNVSRGLSAFLPEARGSGGHVENLASGGKGVQAVCVYLLSSLGPLGHSRSVRCFGARGPQVHL, via the exons ATGGTGAGAGAGCCGGGCCCCCGGCCAGGGACCCCCGGCTGTTCAGCGTCAGGGCAGTGG ACTGCCACTCTCCGCCCCTACCTGAGTGCCGTGCGGGCCACATTGCAGGCTGCCCTCTGCCTGGAGAACTTCTCCTCCCAGGTTGTGGAACGACACAACAAGCCGGAAGTGGAAGTCAG GAGTAGCAAAGAGCTCCTGTTACAACCTGTGACCATCAGCAGGAATGAGAAGGAAAAGGTTCTGATTGAGGGCTCCATCAACTCTGTCCGGGTCAGCATCGCTGTGAAACAG GCTGATGAGATCGAGAAGATTTTATGCCACAAGTTCATGCGCTTCATGATGATGCGAGCAGAGAACTTCTTTATCCTTCGAAGGAAGCCTGTGGAG GGGTATGATATCAGCTTTCTGATCACCAACTTCCACACAGAGCAGATGTACAAACACAAGTTGGTGGACTTTGTGATCCACTTCATGGAGGAGATTGACAAGGAGATCAGTGAGATGAAGCTGTCAGTCAATGCCCGTGCCCGCATTGTGGCTGAAGAGTTCCTTAAGAATGTGAGTAGGGGCCTTTCAGCTTTCCTTCCAGAGGCCAGAGGATCTGGGGGTCATGTTGAAAACTTAGCATCTGGTGGGAAAGGGGTCCAAGCAGTGTGTGTATATCTCCTGAGCTCTCTAGGACCCCTGGGGCACAGCAGGTCAGTCAGGTGCTTTGGAGCTAGAGGACCCCAAGTTCATCTCTGA